A region from the Linepithema humile isolate Giens D197 chromosome 1, Lhum_UNIL_v1.0, whole genome shotgun sequence genome encodes:
- the LOC137001910 gene encoding uncharacterized protein encodes MGKTSHTSRKRRRSPSADRIAGLEEKMSHLIDILSQSEVMAPRRLSPQRSVLSASPQTSQGSRIHSRSDSEVGLEAPLVPADPSVVSDADEDDFPPPGPEQGLLQASSLPDISVSGEVTAVSLAKQLFGERDIEKVSFWDEIVTQTWQDLTRSGLVTDQRDQLFKKYSPPDAAAFLKAPALNQECRVALKGNSVIKRDDFACKNQDQLGKALCALGEAISDFLCPATQSSLTSEARLAVAKVNDGARILADLFHQLSKSRRAQIMPALNLAAKDTANAIPSDKLLFGTSFGDQIKKVAAMQKSSKEIIRVPVQISRQRQYVQLHLVREMPEPLRPARGRHPRGQGRTQIAVRDYLASIDLEDAYLLVPVHQNDRKFLRFRFLGHLYQFRVLPFGLASAPYIFTKILRPVAYFLRVKGFSSVIYLDDFLFIAPSHNQCRKNIKATRQLLLSLGFLINERKSVSTPTSSCRFLGFIFNTSSFTVSIPPDRREKLFQRSLDILARSSCKIRYLASFIGSLISVCPAVQYGMLHTKILERIKFLALTSTEGDFEAQMSLPSSIREDLHWWKNIFADKSQENPIRSGLFDLEIFSDAFLTGWGAVCSKGRSHGFWSPEEKHFHINYLELLAVFHALRCFAAHLSNSSVLLRVDNSTALSYINRMGSIRFPLLSNLAREIWMWCADRNIFIYAAYIPSAQNCEADAESRVVSEGTEWTLDHRYFSIINHRFGQFDIDLFASSINNKCVRFVSWLPDPLAEAVDAFSLHWGSFYFYAFPPFILILKVLRKIISDEAEGVVVVPWWPVQPWFPLFNRIIVSRPICFNPNINMLSSPFRKFHPAWDRITLIAARLSGKPLSTGELHPKQ; translated from the exons ATGGGAAAGACGTCTCACACATccagaaagagaaggagatcACCGTCGGCAGATAGGATTGCGGGTTTAGAGGAAAAGATGTCACATTTGATTGACATCCTCTCACAGAGTGAGGTTATGGCGCCCCGTCGCCTTTCCCCGCAACGGTCTGTTCTCTCTGCTTCCCCGCAGACGAGTCAAGGGTCACGCATTCATTCGAGATCCGACTCGGAGGTCGGTCTCGAGGCACCTCTTGTGCCAGCGGACCCATCAG TGGTAAGTGATGCAGACGAGGATGACTTTCCTCCTCCAGGCCCTGAGCAAGGTTTGCTTCAGGCTAGCTCTCTCCCGGATATCTCTGTCTCCGGCGAGGTCACCGCCGTTTCTCTGGCCAAACAATTGTTTGGAGAGCGAGACATTGAGAAGGTCTCTTTCTGGGACGAAATAGTAACCCAGACGTGGCAGGATCTCACACGTTCTGGTCTTGTCACGGATCAACGTGatcaacttttcaaaaaatactCTCCGCCGGACGCAGCGGCTTTTCTCAAAGCCCCGGCATTAAACCAGGAATGTCGAGTGGCTCTCAAGGGAAACTCTGTTATCAAGAGGGATGATTTTGCCTGCAAAAATCAGGATCAACTTGGCAAGGCCCTTTGCGCCCTTGGCGAGGCCATTTCGGATTTTCTCTGCCCGGCCACTCAATCATCTCTCACGTCGGAGGCACGTTTAGCAGTGGCTAAGGTTAACGATGGTGCCAGAATCCTGGCTGACCTTTTCCATCAGCTTTCCAAATCTAGACGGGCACAAATCATGCCCGCACTCAATCTTGCAGCCAAGGACACTGCAAATGCTATCCCTTCGGATAAGCTTCTCTTCGGGACCTCCTTTGGAGACCAAATAAAGAAGGTAGCAGCAATGCAGAAATCGTCTAAGGAAATCATCAGAGTTCCGGTACAGATATCCAGACAACGCCAGTACGTACAGCTGCATCTAGTTCGGGAAATGCCCGAGCCCCTGCGCCCCGCCCGAGGACGGCATCCAAGAGGCCAGGGGCGAACACAAATCGCCGTCC GAGATTATCTCGCCTCCATTGACCTGGAGGACGCATATCTCCTTGTTCCGGTACACCAGAACGATAGGAAATTTCTTCGTTTTCGTTTCCTCGGTCATCTATACCAATTCCGTGTCTTACCTTTTGGCCTGGCTTCGGCACCTTACATTTTTACTAAGATTTTAAGGCCAGTAGCATATTTCCTCAGGGTTAAAGGCTTCTCTTCGGTGATTTACCTGGACGATTTTCTCTTCATAGCGCCATCGCATAATCAGTGCCGGAAGAATATCAAGGCAACAAGACAGTTGCTGTTATCTTTAGGATTTCTCATTAACGAACGCAAGAGCGTTTCCACCCCGACAAGTTCTTGTCGCTTCcttggttttatttttaacacatcATCTTTTACAGTTTCCATCCCCCCTGACAGGAGGGAGAAATTATTCCAGAGATCCTTGGATATCCTTGCCAGAAGCAGTTGCAAAATTCGCTATTTAGCCAGTTTTATAGGCTCTTTGATCTCGGTTTGCCCAGCCGTCCAGTATGGCATGTTACACACAAAAATcttagaaagaataaaatttttggctCTTACATCTACAGAAGGCGACTTCGAGGCTCAAATGTCTCTTCCTTCATCGATCAGGGAGGATCTCCACTGGTGGAAGAACATTTTTGCGGACAAATCTCAAGAAAATCCCATCAGATCAGGTCTCTTCGACCTTGAGATCTTCTCAGACGCCTTCCTTACAGGCTGGGGCGCTGTTTGTAGCAAGGGGCGTTCACACGGGTTTTGGTCACCGGAAGAGAAGCATTTCCACATTAATTATCTAGAACTACTAGCGGTTTTCCACGCTCTTCGCTGTTTTGCCGCTCATCTTTCGAACTCCAGCGTTCTTCTCAGGGTAGATAACTCTACAGCCCTGTCTTACATTAATCGCATGGGCTCCATAAGATTTCCACTCTTATCTAATTTAGCTAGGGAAATCTGGATGTGGTGTGCAGACCGGAATATCTTTATCTATGCTGCATATATTCCTTCAGCTCAAAATTGCGAAGCAGACGCCGAGTCTAGGGTAGTCTCCGAGGGAACTGAATGGACCCTAGATCATCGATATTTTAGTATAATCAATCATCGTTTTGGGCAGTTCGATATTGACTTATTCGCATCATCCATCAATAACAAATGCGTTAGATTTGTTTCTTGGCTTCCAGATCCTCTCGCGGAGGCAGTCGATGCCTTTTCGTTACACTGGGGTAGCTTTTATTTCTATGCATTCCCCCCTTTTATCCTAATTTTAAAGGTTCTGCGTAAAATTATCTCCGACGAAGCGGAGGGGGTGGTTGTCGTGCCGTGGTGGCCAGTCCAACCATGGTTCCCCTTATTTAACCGCATTATAGTCAGTCGCCCTATCTGCTTCAATCCCAACATTAACATGTTATCATCTCCTTTCAGAAAATTTCACCCAGCTTGGGACAGGATTACCCTGATTGCCGCGAGGTTATCCGGCAAGCCTTTGTCTACAGGGGAACTCCATCCCAAGCAGTAG
- the LOC136996881 gene encoding uncharacterized protein isoform X2, translated as MISTASTLDAEIPESEPDSVFKWSHQAVLLLIEEYRKREEDVISGKISQKRVWKSISEVLCRHGHDVTGPQCQSKFNGMKRTFKSIKDHNSKSGNNPRSWPYTEVMESLLGEKPFMNPVALASSSNRAHIENESSDVSSVDSDTSVGSSNSRKRKTSQIAEVIMKSRRMAEENKLKRHQQTMDQRTEILNALNKLIDKLQKGLIVKDYIYIRKIAIRCGARLIWLFSSMFAMCSRSQCNKSRSWSLQL; from the exons ATTCCTGAATCAGAACCAGATTCGGTCTTCAAATGGTCGCATCAGGCTGTTCTCCTTCTAATTGAGGAGTATCGGAAGAGAGAGGAAGATGTCATATCAG GCAAAATATCGCAAAAGCGAGTGTGGAAGTCGATCAGTGAAGTTCTTTGTAGGCATGGACATGATGTTACTGGCCCACAATGCCAAAGCAAATTTAACGGGATGAAGAGAACATTTAAATCCATCAAAGATCACAATTCTAAATCAGGAAATAATCCTCGGTCCTGGCCTTATACTGAGGTGATGGAATCTTTGTTAGGAGAGAAACCTTTTATGAATCCTGTTGCTCTGGCTTCCTCTTCAAATCGAGCTCACATAGAGAATGAGAGTAGTGACGTCTCTTCAGTCGACAGTGACACCTCTGTTGGCTCTTCAAACTCACGCAAGAGGAAGACCTCTCAAATTGCAGAGGTCATTATGAAAAGCCGAAGGATGgccgaagaaaataaattaaaacgccATCAGCAGACAATGGATCAGCGGactgaaattttaaatgctttaaatAAGCTTATTGATAAATTGCAA AAAGGACTAATTGTAAAAGACTATATTTACATACGCAAAATTGCAATCCGTTGCGGTGCAAGGTTAATATGGTTATTTTCATCCATGTTCGCCATGTGCTCACGCTCACAATGCAACAAAAGTCGTTCATGGAGCTTGCAACTGTGA
- the LOC105678375 gene encoding uncharacterized protein isoform X2, translating into MSRHTLGAFGKRTFGAMSALWSFVEPLYSTNKVMLTSLFLPCDVITHANSCSGFRGEARHANSSHSAKMCSLNAVRMFSASVSLNLNKCTYYLFIYFQYLLKMNQGVLVTLEDINTGLVYTTRLSPKDAHRVETDTVFASEVLSVLKKSQGESSSSSSMISTASTLDAEIPESEPDSVFKWSHQAVLLLIEEYRKREEDVISGKISQKRVWKSISEVLCRHGHDVTGPQCQSKFNGMKRTFKSIKDHNSKSGNNPRSWPYTEVMESLLGEKPFMNPVALASSSNRAHIENESSDVSSVDSDTSVGSSNSRKRKTSQIAEVIMKSRRMAEENILKRHQQTMDQRTEILNALNKLINKLQ; encoded by the exons ATGTCACGTCACACACTGGGTGCGTTCGGGAAGCGCACTTTTGGCGCTATGAGCGCGCTTTGGTCATTCGTGGAGCCGCTTTATAGCACCAATAAAGTGATGTTGACGTCATTGTTTTTGCCTTGTGACGTCATCACTCATGCTAACTCGTGCTCAGGATTTCGAGGTGAGGCACGACATGCTAATAGCTCTCATAGCGCCAAAATGTGTTCCCTGAACGCTGTTCGAATGTTTTCTGCTTCTGTCTCGCTCAATTTGAACAAGTGTAcgtattacttatttatttattttcaatatttgttgaaaatgaaTCAGGGCGTACTAGTCACCTTAGAAGACATCAACACCGGTCTAGTTTATACAACGCGTCTCTCACCAAAAGATGCGCACAGAGTAGAAACCG ATACTGTTTTTGCTTCTGAAGTTCTGTCTGTATTAAAGAAAAGCCAAGGGGAGTCAAGTTCATCAAGCTCCATGATCTCAACGGCATCAACTTTAGATGCCGAAATTCCTGAATCAGAACCAGATTCGGTCTTCAAATGGTCGCATCAGGCTGTTCTCCTTCTAATTGAGGAGTATCGGAAGAGAGAGGAAGATGTCATATCAG GCAAAATATCGCAAAAGCGAGTGTGGAAGTCGATCAGTGAAGTTCTTTGTAGGCATGGACATGATGTTACTGGCCCACAATGCCAAAGCAAATTTAACGGGATGAAGAGAACATTTAAATCCATCAAAGATCACAATTCTAAATCAGGAAATAATCCTCGGTCCTGGCCTTATACTGAGGTGATGGAATCTTTGTTAGGAGAGAAACCTTTTATGAATCCTGTTGCTCTGGCTTCCTCTTCAAATCGAGCTCACATAGAGAATGAGAGTAGTGACGTCTCTTCAGTCGACAGTGACACCTCTGTTGGCTCTTCAAACTCACGCAAGAGGAAGACCTCTCAAATTGCAGAGGTCATTATGAAAAGCCGAAGGATGGccgaagaaaatatattaaaacgcCATCAGCAGACAATGGATCAGCGGactgaaattttaaatgctttaaataagcttattaataaattgcaa TAG
- the LOC105678375 gene encoding uncharacterized protein isoform X1, which translates to MSRHTLGAFGKRTFGAMSALWSFVEPLYSTNKVMLTSLFLPCDVITHANSCSGFRGEARHANSSHSAKMCSLNAVRMFSASVSLNLNKCTYYLFIYFQYLLKMNQGVLVTLEDINTGLVYTTRLSPKDAHRVETDTVFASEVLSVLKKSQGESSSSSSMISTASTLDAEIPESEPDSVFKWSHQAVLLLIEEYRKREEDVISGKISQKRVWKSISEVLCRHGHDVTGPQCQSKFNGMKRTFKSIKDHNSKSGNNPRSWPYTEVMESLLGEKPFMNPVALASSSNRAHIENESSDVSSVDSDTSVGSSNSRKRKTSQIAEVIMKSRRMAEENILKRHQQTMDQRTEILNALNKLINKLQVCNILLIKLLTFKPNLQSIF; encoded by the exons ATGTCACGTCACACACTGGGTGCGTTCGGGAAGCGCACTTTTGGCGCTATGAGCGCGCTTTGGTCATTCGTGGAGCCGCTTTATAGCACCAATAAAGTGATGTTGACGTCATTGTTTTTGCCTTGTGACGTCATCACTCATGCTAACTCGTGCTCAGGATTTCGAGGTGAGGCACGACATGCTAATAGCTCTCATAGCGCCAAAATGTGTTCCCTGAACGCTGTTCGAATGTTTTCTGCTTCTGTCTCGCTCAATTTGAACAAGTGTAcgtattacttatttatttattttcaatatttgttgaaaatgaaTCAGGGCGTACTAGTCACCTTAGAAGACATCAACACCGGTCTAGTTTATACAACGCGTCTCTCACCAAAAGATGCGCACAGAGTAGAAACCG ATACTGTTTTTGCTTCTGAAGTTCTGTCTGTATTAAAGAAAAGCCAAGGGGAGTCAAGTTCATCAAGCTCCATGATCTCAACGGCATCAACTTTAGATGCCGAAATTCCTGAATCAGAACCAGATTCGGTCTTCAAATGGTCGCATCAGGCTGTTCTCCTTCTAATTGAGGAGTATCGGAAGAGAGAGGAAGATGTCATATCAG GCAAAATATCGCAAAAGCGAGTGTGGAAGTCGATCAGTGAAGTTCTTTGTAGGCATGGACATGATGTTACTGGCCCACAATGCCAAAGCAAATTTAACGGGATGAAGAGAACATTTAAATCCATCAAAGATCACAATTCTAAATCAGGAAATAATCCTCGGTCCTGGCCTTATACTGAGGTGATGGAATCTTTGTTAGGAGAGAAACCTTTTATGAATCCTGTTGCTCTGGCTTCCTCTTCAAATCGAGCTCACATAGAGAATGAGAGTAGTGACGTCTCTTCAGTCGACAGTGACACCTCTGTTGGCTCTTCAAACTCACGCAAGAGGAAGACCTCTCAAATTGCAGAGGTCATTATGAAAAGCCGAAGGATGGccgaagaaaatatattaaaacgcCATCAGCAGACAATGGATCAGCGGactgaaattttaaatgctttaaataagcttattaataaattgcaagtATGTAATATCCTCTTGATCAAATTATTAACCTTTAAGCCAAATCTACAatctattttttga
- the LOC105678374 gene encoding uncharacterized protein has translation MEFIDFNSSSESEEDEDELEHVMCVVERRKLPRLKNYVENIVPAYSDQQFKSHFRISRGTFKFILAIIASRLKRIRTGLAMISPQKQFLIAIWRMATPDSYRSICEKFDVSKATALNATRRVVRALYNLAPTVIKWPSGNNVNEVWTGFEAVSDFPKIIGAIDGTHINIPAPRVEPASYVNRKGHHSIQLQAVCNHKAHFIHCFAGHPGSVHDQRVFRLSELQE, from the exons ATGGagtttattgattttaactcATCATCAGAAAGTGAAGAAGATGAAGATGAATTAGAACATGTTATGTGCGTGGTAGAAAGAAGAAAGTTGCCAAGATTGAAAAACTATGTGGAGAACATTGTGCCTGCCTATAGTGATCAACAATTCAAGTCACATTTTag AATATCTAGAGGTACATTCAAGTTCATACTTGCTATTATCGCCTCGAGATTGAAGAGAATACGTACGGGACTGGCAATGATTTCTCCTCAGAAGCAATTTCTTATTGCAATATGGCGCATGGCAACTCCTGATTCTTATAG atccATATGTGAGAAGTTTGATGTCAGTAAAGCTACTGCTCTCAATGCCACACGAAGAGTGGTAAGGGCTCTGTATAATTTGGCACCAACTGTTATCAAATGGCCATCAGGCAACAATGTCAATGAAGTTTGGACTGGATTCGAAGCTGTCAGCGATTTCCCGAAAATTATTGGCGCTATAGACGgtacacatataaatattccagCTCCTCGTGTTGAACCAGCATCATATGTAAATCGTAAAGGACACCATTCAATTCAATTGCAG GCAGTGTGTAATCATAAAGCACACTTTATTCATTGCTTCGCAGGACATCCAGGGTCTGTGCATGACCAGCGAGTATTTCGATTATCAGAATTGCAAGAGTGA
- the LOC105678375 gene encoding uncharacterized protein isoform X3 has translation MLTRAQDFEGVLVTLEDINTGLVYTTRLSPKDAHRVETDTVFASEVLSVLKKSQGESSSSSSMISTASTLDAEIPESEPDSVFKWSHQAVLLLIEEYRKREEDVISGKISQKRVWKSISEVLCRHGHDVTGPQCQSKFNGMKRTFKSIKDHNSKSGNNPRSWPYTEVMESLLGEKPFMNPVALASSSNRAHIENESSDVSSVDSDTSVGSSNSRKRKTSQIAEVIMKSRRMAEENILKRHQQTMDQRTEILNALNKLINKLQVCNILLIKLLTFKPNLQSIF, from the exons ATGCTAACTCGTGCTCAGGATTTCGAG GGCGTACTAGTCACCTTAGAAGACATCAACACCGGTCTAGTTTATACAACGCGTCTCTCACCAAAAGATGCGCACAGAGTAGAAACCG ATACTGTTTTTGCTTCTGAAGTTCTGTCTGTATTAAAGAAAAGCCAAGGGGAGTCAAGTTCATCAAGCTCCATGATCTCAACGGCATCAACTTTAGATGCCGAAATTCCTGAATCAGAACCAGATTCGGTCTTCAAATGGTCGCATCAGGCTGTTCTCCTTCTAATTGAGGAGTATCGGAAGAGAGAGGAAGATGTCATATCAG GCAAAATATCGCAAAAGCGAGTGTGGAAGTCGATCAGTGAAGTTCTTTGTAGGCATGGACATGATGTTACTGGCCCACAATGCCAAAGCAAATTTAACGGGATGAAGAGAACATTTAAATCCATCAAAGATCACAATTCTAAATCAGGAAATAATCCTCGGTCCTGGCCTTATACTGAGGTGATGGAATCTTTGTTAGGAGAGAAACCTTTTATGAATCCTGTTGCTCTGGCTTCCTCTTCAAATCGAGCTCACATAGAGAATGAGAGTAGTGACGTCTCTTCAGTCGACAGTGACACCTCTGTTGGCTCTTCAAACTCACGCAAGAGGAAGACCTCTCAAATTGCAGAGGTCATTATGAAAAGCCGAAGGATGGccgaagaaaatatattaaaacgcCATCAGCAGACAATGGATCAGCGGactgaaattttaaatgctttaaataagcttattaataaattgcaagtATGTAATATCCTCTTGATCAAATTATTAACCTTTAAGCCAAATCTACAatctattttttga